The Engraulis encrasicolus isolate BLACKSEA-1 chromosome 4, IST_EnEncr_1.0, whole genome shotgun sequence genome includes a window with the following:
- the LOC134447138 gene encoding acidic leucine-rich nuclear phosphoprotein 32 family member A-like, whose product MDMKKRIHLELRNRTPSDVKELVLDNCRSNEGKIEGLTDEFEELEFLSTINVGLTSVSNLPKLNKLKKLELSDNRISGGLEVLSEKCPSLTHLNLSGNKIKDLSTIDPLKKLETLKSLDLFNCEVTNLNDYRENVFKLLPQLTYLDGYDKDDKEAPDSDAEGYAGLDDDDDEDEDDYDEDAAPGEEDDDDEDVEEEEDEEGEEEDDLSGEEEEEDDLNEGEEEEEDDEERGQKRKRDPEDDDEDDDDDD is encoded by the exons ATGGATATGAAGAAAAGAATTCATCTAGAATTGCGAAATCGGACACCGTCTGAT GTCAAAGAGCTTGTGCTGGATAACTGCCGGTCGAACGAGGGCAAAATCGAGGGCCTCACAGATGAGTTTGAAGAGCTGGAGTTCCTGAGCACGATCAACGTTGGCTTGACGTCCGTCTCAAATCTGCCCAAATTAAATAAACTCAAAAAG CTTGAGCTGAGTGACAACCGTATCTCAGGCGGTCTGGAGGTCCTGTCGGAGAAATGCCCCAGCCTCACACACCTCAACCTCAGCGGCAACAAGATTAAAGACCTCAGCACCATCGATCCTCTG AAAAAGCTGGAGACTCTAAAGAGTTTAGACCTGTTCAACTGCGAGGTGACCAACCTGAACGACTACCGGGAGAACGTCTTCAAGCTCCTCCCCCAGCTCACCTACCTGGATGGCTACGACAAGGATGATAAGGAGGCGCCCGACTCAGATGCGGAGGGCTACGCAGGGCtggatgacgacgacgatgaagatgaagatg ACTACGATGAAGACGCAGCTccaggagaggaggatgatgacgatgaagatgtagaagaggaggaggatgaagagggagaggaagaggatgacttGAGTGGAGAG gaggaggaggaagatgacctGAATGaaggcgaggaggaggaagaggacg ATGAGGAACGGGGACAGAAGAGGAAACGAGACCCTGAAGACGATGATGAggacgatgacgacgacgactgA